A single Diachasmimorpha longicaudata isolate KC_UGA_2023 chromosome 10, iyDiaLong2, whole genome shotgun sequence DNA region contains:
- the LOC135167024 gene encoding papilin isoform X1, translating into MTTRSYTWSLLVLLLSLTLCQLLEVSGRHNHLKFRHLRHRRQHGDGYVPSSFVADNEDPEEGLWGPWSAPTSCSRTCGGGVAHQARRCLDVDDNGYDRCTGAKRRFFSCNIQPCSNTTDFRAEQCAEFNTVPFEDVFYDWIPYTGGPNKCELNCMPRGERFFYRHKLTVIDGTPCDAEKNDVCVEGKCLPVGCDMMLGSNAREDACRECGGDGSDCNTVSGLFDTDDLQNGYVDILLIPEGATNIVVKEISPSNNYLAIRNTSGYYYLNGNWRIDFPRSLRFAGTIFHYARDPQGFSAPDTITTQGPTTEAIYIVVLYQDHNVGVQYEYSIPKKFSPQGDPDSYTWTADEFSECSASCGGGYQSRLVNCVRRRDNEPVDNNLCDPQLEPVDTQSCNEVPCPPEWISSEWGPCSKHCGESGERHREIRCQQIVVGGIPAIIDDSTCTEKVGAKGETTQACNRNVTCPQWHLGPWKPCDHLCGEGKQTRKVTCYYKNEGGKIQVLEDSACEGEVPEKEKPCELRPCAGLDWVTSEWSGCDGKCGLTQETRTAHCATQDGTVYPDEKCDSAKKPELTRQCEHSKGCDYQWYAAQWSECSAKCGTGVQTRKVFCATFEDDLTLSKVEDEKCVKEDRYNDTKECTAEVTECKGEWFAGPWSECSKPCGVGDRTRKVICMKDEMLVPVSNCDSDSIMFGSEECNKQPCDEDQVIPVEVDKPTPPTDEEDDCLVYEDEEFVTASVDLGEGDEGTGSTPSDVSGETDSTAFTDLMMSDSTRGDISPTDDGSGYSSGWGSGDGEFTFRSIYTDLPTSTNDVSSLEGSGATDEKSSEMDTDVTEAIGASESEGTDKFSESNEIPESTEPSTRDESEPTEGSVQSSGSSNASGASEETTEVSGGSDTSSSQGSTESSDTTEATTQETETSGSSDASSEPSSVDSKSSEDTTIESTTSSDISETTTGSSEASSDETTGSSSSSISSDSSSSSSSDSSSSSSSDSSSSSSSSSSSSSSSSETTETSQSTETTETVTTEPTETTSSSETDTTESTVSAVTESSFESTTDMTTTDISASSSSESITTSSEMSTDDSTTDETDLPFTIASVKGEYDPDKAGSSGDTDKTDETPETTVSSSEVTTDTSESTSISSTDSDSSTMSASGETTESSMLTEYTETTGASETTELATGTTESSETTTSAETTELSTQTSDVTDTTESSAVTTDSETSDGSTVSGETTESGLTTESGLTTESGLTTESGLTTESGLTTESGLTTESGPTTESGPTTESGETTVSLLSTEMTTEEEETDLTEKSSVLDLFTTINPLDVAISKEQKMRKCKIRRKKTCTSSTFGCCYDGITPAKGPFGKGCPTPETCKDTKYGCCPDGVSVATGPKNEDCPSQHCNETLFGCCKDGITPAEGNDFEGCKKPCNETEFGCCPDKETPAFGKNNLGCCNVTEHGCCPDGIKAATGANNEGCDEEEVTEESGWTDVSGVWETTTLAMQEDCANSTYGCCPDGRTPAAGINFDGCGVINNDNCTLSYFGCCPDNVTAALGDDEEGCYGRCDASPHGCCPDKITPAHGPNGEGCCLLSPYGCCPDNIVPARGPNLYGCGCEYSRFGCCPDNTTAARGSHNEGCGCQYTPNGCCPNQFTPATGADFEGCPCYTYQFGCCPDGVTIAKGPHSQGCGCENTEFKCCSDDRTPAKGPNFAGCTCDASKFGCCPDGIDEAQGENFEGCRTIPAVPGAACDLDKDKGTCRDFTVKWFFDTKYGGCSRFWYGGCEGNDNRFATQEECKDVCVSPKGKDVCTLPKSAGPCQGYHPMWYYDVERKQCGQFIYGGCLGNANKFETREECEGLCVVRDDADPCQLEQDSGPCQGNFTKWYFNKELQACEQFHYGGCKGNNNNFPTQIACQQQCLQPGQSRDSCSLPRAEGTCREKQSRWFFDQSENRCMPFYYTGCSGNRNNFESRDACEKDCPPKIEQDICLLPALLGECHNYTQRWYFDSYAKRCRKFYYGGCGGNENNFVNEDDCMNRCESPSATPPPQPREFSPALCFLPDERGPCGNNQTKWFYDSRDGICKQFVYGGCASNGNKFDSREECEYRCRDVQDVCSMQKVIGPCSGSVIQYYYERTTDTCEEFEYSGCEGNRNRFQDRASCESKCQRRPKQPRPTEAPPVEVVPSSPICMAPADAGSCHDDITAYFYDAQSRRCQAFIYGGCEGNANRFQTEEQCERLCGRFQGQDMCNQSADPGPCRGSFPKFYYDPSARACREFFYGGCDGNANRFSTQPECESVCIHREEPAPAGNDTALSHLEICREQVDVGSCPSGSYKRFYFDEERQTCMAFVYTGCGGNRNRFKTYESCMHMCYRTSNEIDVGNKNQTKEPCMEAREECAQMRCPYGKEEFVDDQDCGRCRCVDPCRIVICPNDTRCSIILAASLDGGTEYRGQCRSTTKLGRCPVVSNSTRCEQECRDDADCPDEKKCCNNGCGTSCLEPYQEPPEPTPAPYVTIPPYGGEPAVIQRPEEPQVSGEEGGMVVMRCIATGSPKPIITWKKDAQIIQAAEERKVILPDGSLRITNLYTTDSGVYICIADNGLAPPVRIEYRLDITEPHEHSSTIFGEENTHVTVVMNSPTTLYCYAMGWPRPIVTWWHGDRMLPLYSEDYEQKSEYSLLIRSVTITHLGVYTCQAFNGIERPASWSVTLQAIGPVYNIKPEHMEFVKYLVQPPRAPPTDRPQYPYRPARTQAPDYNLTYAPLDPNVKPPYVPPVNPLTESPPSRFKVPVAVNVSASGSEFPVGSEISIGCAVDGYPIPRVLWFKNDDLIRTDGRVTISEANRLTITNAGYNDTGRYRCEAANEYSSDSAELDINVAGIYIHPDCRDNSFFAKCDLIVRAKYCQHQYYAIFCCRSCTEAGQLPPTGPHLSKLTRRRRSAKRIF; encoded by the exons tgacaaTGGATATGATCGATGTACAGGTGCCAAACGCCGGTTTTTCTCGTGCAATATTCAA CCATGCTCCAATACGACAGACTTCCGTGCTGAACAGTGTGCCGAATTCAACACAGTACCATTCGAGGATGTATTTTACGA CTGGATTCCATATACCGGTGGTCCAAACAAGTGTGAGCTCAACTGTATGCCAAGGGGTGAGCGCTTCTTTTACAGGCATAAACTCACTGTGATCGATGGTACACCCTGCGatgctgaaaaaaatgatgtttGTGTTGAGGGAAAATGCTTG CCAGTCGGATGTGACATGATGTTAGGAAGTAACGCTCGCGAGGATGCCTGCAGAGAGTGCGGTGGTGACGGTTCTGACTGCAACACCGTAAGCGGTCTCTTCGACACGGACGACCTACAAAACG GTTACGTCGACATTCTCTTGATTCCCGAGGGTGCCACAAATATCGTCGTGAAGGAAATATCACCCTCGAATAACTACCTCG CCATTCGTAACACGTCCGGTTATTATTACCTTAATGGCAATTGGAGAATTGATTTTCCAAGGAGTTTGAGGTTCGCTGGAACTATATTCCATTACGCTAGAGATCCACAGGGTTTCTCAGCGCCGGACACTATCACTACCCAGGGACCTACAACGGAGGCAATTTATATAGTC gTTCTCTATCAAGATCATAATGTTGGGGTACAATATGAGTACAGCATTCCGAAGAAATTTTCACCTCAAGGGGATCCGGACAGTTATACGTGGACTGCTGACGAATTCTCGGAGTGCAGTGCTAGTTGCGGCGGTG gcTATCAATCAAGACTCGTGAACTGCGTCCGTCGTCGTGACAACGAGCCAGTAGACAACAACCTCTGTGATCCCCAATTGGAGCCCGTTGATACTCAATCCTGCAATGAGGTACCTTGTCCACCTGAGTGGATCTCAAGCGAATGGGGACCCTGCAGTAAACATTGTGGTGAGAGTGGTGAGCGTCATAGGGAAATCAGATGCCAGCAGATCGTTGTCGGTGGCATTCCAGCCATCATCGACGATTCAACTTGCACCGAGAAAGTCGGTGCAAAGGGTGAGACCACCCAGGCCTGCAACAGGAATGTCACGTGTCCCCAGTGGCACTTGGGCCCTTGGAAACCG tgCGATCATTTGTGCGGAGAAGGCAAGCAAACGCGTAAAGTTACTTGTTACTACAAGAATGAAGGGGGGAAAATCCAAGTTCTGGAGGATTCAGCTTGCGAGGGAGAGGTACCAGAGAAAGAGAAACCGTGTGAATTACGTCCCTGCGCTGGACTCGATTGGGTCACATCAGAATGGAGTGGT TGCGATGGAAAATGCGGTCTAACCCAAGAAACGCGTACAGCCCATTGTGCAACTCAAGACGGCACCGTCTATCCCGATGAAAAATGCGATTCTGCAAAGAAACCCGAATTGACACGTCAGTGCGAGCATTCAAAAGGCTGTGACTATCAGTGGTACGCGGCTCAGTGGAGCGAGTGCTCAGCGAAATGTGGCACAGGCGTTCAAACCCGAAAGGTTTTCTGTGCAACATTTGAAGACGATTTGACACTGAGCAAAGTGGAAGATGAAAAATGCGTGAAAGAGGATCGCTACAATGACACTAAAGAATGTACAGCAGAGGTGACGGAATGCAAGGGTGAATGGTTCGCTGGACCGTGGAGTGAGTGTTCGAAGCCTTGTGGGGTTGGTGATCGTACGCGCAAGGTCATCTGTATGAAAGATGAAATGTTAGTACCAGTGTCCAACTGTGATTCGGATTCGATAATGTTTGGTAGCGAAGAGTGTAATAAGCAGCCGTGCGATGAAGACCAGGTCATCCCTGTGGAAGTTGACAAACCAACACCTCCCACTGACGAAGAGGACGATTGTTTGGTATACGAGGACGAAGAGTTTGTCACGGCGTCAGTAGATCTGGGAGAAGGGGATGAGGGTACAGGGTCAACACCGTCCGACGTTTCTGGGGAGACAGATAGTACTGCCTTCACTGATCTCATGATGAGTGATAGCACACGCGGAGATATCTCACCGACTGACGACGGAAGCGGTTACAGCAGTGGTTGGGGAAGTGGTGACGGAGAATTTACGTTTAGATCGATTTACACTGATCTGCCAACTTCAACTAATGATGTTTCGTCTCTAGAGGGAAGTGGAGCAACGGATGAAAAGTCCAGTGAGATGGATACAGATGTGACAGAGGCAATTGGGGCATCCGAAAGTGAAGGAACTGATAAATTTTCGGAATCTAACGAGATTCCTGAGAGCACTGAGCCGTCAACGAGGGACGAATCAGAACCAACTGAGGGGTCTGTTCAGTCATCGGGAAGTTCGAATGCTTCTGGAGCTTCAGAGGAAACAACAGAGGTGTCAGGTGGAAGTGATACTTCTTCGTCTCAGGGTAGCACAGAGTCTTCGGACACTACTGAAGCGACGACTCAGGAAACTGAGACGTCAGGATCATCTGACGCGTCATCTGAACCTTCGTCTGTTGATTCTAAATCTAGTGAAGATACTACAATTGAATCTACCACCAGTTCTGACATTTCTGAGACTACAACAGGTTCTTCTGAAGCCAGCAGCGATGAAACCACTGGATCGTCATCCTCTTCCATTTCTTCAGATTCTTCTTCATCATCTTCTTCAGATTCTTCTTCATCATCTTCTTCAGATTcctcttcatcatcatcatcttcttcttcttcttcttcttcgtctTCAGAAACTACAGAAACTTCACAATCTACTGAGACAACAGAAACAGTCACCACTGAACCAACCGAAACTACATCCTCTTCAGAAACTGATACAACTGAGTCTACGGTATCCGCAGTTACAGAATCAAGCTTTGAATCTACAACAGACATGACTACAACAGACATCAGCGCATCAAGTTCATCGGAGAGTATCACAACCTCTTCAGAAATGTCTACGGATGATTCCACCACCGATGAAACTGACCTGCCATTTACAATTGCCAGTGTAAAAGGAGAGTACGATCCTGATAAAGCTGGCAGTAGTGGTGACACTGACAAAACCGATGAAACGCCTGAGACTACAGTGTCGTCTTCAGAAGTTACTACTGACACATCAGAATCAACGTCAATATCTTCTACTGATTCTGACTCATCAACTATGTCCGCAAGTGGAGAGACTACAGAGTCGTCGATGTTGACAGAATATACCGAAACGACTGGTGCGTCTGAAACCACTGAACTCGCTACTGGAACAACAGAGAGTAGTGAAACAACAACGTCAGCTGAGACCACCGAGTTATCAACCCAAACTTCTGATGTTACCGATACAACGGAATCTAGTGCCGTGACAACAGACAGTGAAACGTCAGATGGATCTACAGTATCTGGTGAAACAACAGAATCCGGTCTCACAACAGAATCTGGTTTGACAACAGAGTCTGGTCTCACAACCGAATCTGGTCTGACAACAGAGTCTGGTCTCACAACAGAGTCTGGCCTGACAACAGAATCTGGTCCAACAACAGAATCTGGTCCAACAACAGAATCAGGAGAAACAACTGTGTCATTGTTGAGTACAGAGATGACAACCGAAGAAGAAGAAACAGATCTTACCGAGAAATCTTCAGTTCTCGATCTATTTACAACCATTAATCCCCTAGATGTAGCAATTTCAAAGGAGCAAAAAATGCGCAAATGCAAAATACGAAGGAAGAAGACCTGCACGTCATCAACCTTTGGCTGCTGCTACGACGGCATTACCCCGGCGAAAGGACCATTCGGAAAGGGCTGTCCAACTCCTGAAACATGTAAAGATACCAAATATGGTTGTTGCCCTGATGGTGTCTCAGTTGCTACTGGACCAAAGAATGAGGATTGTCCATCTCAGCACTGCAATGAGACCCTCTTCGGCTGTTGCAAAGACGGCATTACACCAGCTGAAGGCAATGACTTTGAGGGCTGCAAGAAGCCCTGTAACGAGACTGAATTTGGCTGTTGTCCGGATAAAGAGACACCAGCATTTGGAAAGAATAATCTCGGTTGTTGCAACGTTACTGAGCACGGCTGTTGTCCAGACGGAATCAAAGCGGCGACAGGTGCCAATAACGAGGGCTGCGACGAGGAGGAAGTCACTGAAGAGAGTGGATGGACTGATGTCTCAGGAGTTTGGGAAACAACTACCCTGGCGATGCAAGAAGATTGCGCAAATTCCACTTATGGATGTTGTCCTGATGGCCGCACACCAGCAGCAGGTATCAATTTCGACGGTTGCGGAGTCATCAACAATGATAACTGCACATTATCTTACTTTGGCTGCTGTCCAGACAACGTCACAGCAGCTCTCGGTGATGATGAGGAAGGATGTTATGGACGTTGTGACGCCTCTCCGCATGGCTGCTGTCCAGACAAAATCACTCCAGCTCATGGACCTAATGGAGAAGGTTGTTGTCTCCTGTCACCCTATGGCTGTTGTCCAGACAACATCGTACCAGCTCGAGGACCCAATCTCTATGGATGTGGCTGTGAGTACAGCCGATTCGGTTGTTGTCCAGACAATACAACAGCTGCTAGAGGATCTCATAATGAAGGATGTGGCTGTCAGTACACACCAAATGGCTGTTGTCCGAATCAATTCACTCCTGCGACTGGCGCTGACTTTGAGGGATGTCCTTGCTACACTTATCAGTTCGGCTGTTGTCCAGATGGTGTCACGATCGCAAAGGGACCACACAGCCAGGGCTGCGGATGTGAAAATACCGAGTTCAAGTGCTGCTCAGACGATCGAACACCTGCCAAGGGACCCAACTTTGCTGGCTGTACCTGTGACGCTTCGAAATTCGGATGTTGTCCGGATGGTATTGACGAAGCACAGGGTGAGAACTTTGAAGGCTGCAGAACTATTCCTGCTGTACCTGGGGCTGCTTGCGATCTTGATAAGGACAAAGGGACCTGCAGGGACTTCACAGTTAAATGGTTCTTCGATACCAAATACGGAGGTTGCTCCAGATTTTGGTATGGAGGATGCGAGGGTAATGATAATCGTTTTGCAACGCAGGAGGAGTGCAAGGATGTGTGTGTCTCACCTAAGGGTAAGGACGTCTGCACTCTGCCGAAGAGCGCTGGGCCTTGTCAAGGGTATCATCCTATGTGGTACTATGATGTTGAGAGGAAACAATGTGGACAGTTTATTTATGGAGGTTGTCTCGGGAATGCCAATAAATTTGAAACCAGGGAGGAGTGCGAGGGTCTTTGTGTCGTTCGTGATGATGCTGATCCTTGCCAACTGGAGCAGGATAGTGGGCCGTGTCAAGGTAATTTCACCAAGTGGTACTTCAATAAGGAATTGCAAGCCTGCGAGCAGTTCCACTACGGCGGCTGCAAGGGAAATAACAACAACTTCCCCACCCAGATTGCTTGTCAACAACAATGTTTACAGCCTGGTCAAAGTCgag ATTCATGCTCGTTACCACGGGCCGAGGGTACCTGCAGAGAaaaacaatcgagatggttctTTGATCAGTCGGAGAACAGATGCATGCCATTTTATTACACGGGATGCAGTGGCAATAGAAATAACTTTGAATCTAGAGACGCATGTGAGAAAGATTGTCCACCAAAGATTG agCAAGATATTTGTCTCCTTCCTGCGTTACTCGGTGAGTGCCACAATTATACTCAACGCTGGTACTTTGATTCGTACGCGAAACGCTGCAGAAAGTTCTACTACGGTGGGTGCGGTggaaatgagaataatttcgTTAATGAGGATGATTGCATGAATCGTTGTGAATCACCCAGTGCAACTCCACCTCCACAGCCTCGGGAGTTTTCACCGG CTCTGTGTTTCCTCCCTGACGAACGAGGTCCCTGCGGCAATAATCAAACGAAATGGTTCTACGATAGTAGAGATGGAATCTGTAAACAATTTGTCTACGGTGGATGTGCAAGCAATGGGAATAAATTCGATTCGAGAGAGGAGTGCGAGTATCGTTGTAGAGATGTGCAAG ATGTCTGCAGTATGCAGAAGGTCATTGGCCCCTGTAGTGGCTCCGTCATTCAATATTACTATGAAAGGACTACAGACACTTGTGAAGAATTTGAATACAGCGGTTGTGAGGGCAACAGAAACCGCTTCCAGGATCGCGCCAGTTGCGAGAGCAAATGTCAGCGAAGACCTAAACAACCGAGGCCGACAGAAGCACCTCCAGTGGAGGTCGTTCCGAGCAGTCCAATTTGCATGGCTCCTGCAGATGCTGGTTCTTGTCATGATGATATCACTGCTTACTTCTATGATGCTCAGTCGAGAAGATGTCAGGCATTTATTTATGGCGGGTGCGAGGGCAATGCCAACCGATTCCAAACGGAGGAACAGTGCGAACGTCTTTGTGGACGATTCCAAGGCCAAG ATATGTGCAACCAATCCGCTGATCCTGGTCCTTGTCGAGGCTCCTTCCCCAAGTTCTACTACGATCCAAGTGCACGTGCGTGTCGTGAATTCTTCTACGGAGGCTGTGATGGTAATGCCAACAGGTTCAGCACACAACCAGAGTGTGAATCTGTTTGTATTCACCGCGAAGAGCCTGCTCCCGCCGGAAATGACACTGCCCTTTCCCACCTCG AAATCTGTCGAGAACAAGTGGATGTGGGCTCCTGCCCAAGTGGCAGTTACAAGCGTTTCTACTTTGACGAGGAACGTCAAACTTGCATGGCATTCGTTTACACTGGTTGTGGTGGTAACCGTAACAGATTCAAGACCTATGAGTCTTGTATGCACATGTGTTACAGAA CGAGCAACGAAATAGACGTAGGAAATAAGAATCAAACGAAGGAACCGTGCATGGAAGCCAGGGAAGAGTGCGCCCAAATGCGTTGTCCCTATGGAAAAGAAGAATTTGTTGACGATCAGGACTGCGGAAGATGCAGATGCGTCGATCCATGCAGAATCGTTATCTGTCCCAATGACACTAGGTGCTCGATTATATTGGCAGCCTCTCTGGATGGTGGCACCGAGTACAGAGGCCAATGTCGATCAACAACAAAGTTAGGACGCTGTCCAGTGGTCTCCAACAGCACTAGGTGTGAACAAGAGTGTCGTGATGATGCAGACTGCcctgatgagaaaaaatgctGCAATAATGGCTGTGGAACCTCGTGCTTGGAACCATATCAGGAACCACCTGAACCAACACCTGCACCTTATGTCACTATTCCACCGTATGGTGGAGAACCAGCCGTTATTCAAAGACCAGAGGAGCCTCAGGTTTCGGGGGAGGAAGGAGGTATGGTTGTGATGAGATGTATTGCCACTGGAAGCCCTAAGCCCATCATTACCTGGAAGAAGGACGCACAAATT ATTCAAGCAGCTGAAGAGAGAAAAGTCATTCTTCCGGATGGCTCTCTCCGCATCACAAATCTTTACACCACGGATAGTGGCGTCTACATTTGCATCGCTGACAATGGTCTTGCACCGCCAGTAAGAATCGAGTACAGACTAGACATCACGG AGCCTCACGAACACTCGTCAACAATATTCGGCGAGGAAAATACTCACGTAACAGTCGTAATGAATTCCCCAACGACTTTGTACTGTTATGCAATGGGCTGGCCAAGGCCCATTGTCACCTGGTGGCATGGAGACAGAATGTTGCCACTATACTCTGAAGATTATGAACAAAAATCTGAATATTCACTCCTCATTCGATCCGTCACTATCACCCATCTCGGAGTCTACACCTGTCAGGCATTCAATGGCATTGAACGTCCAGCATCTTGGTCTGTTACACTCCAGGCAATTGGGCCAGTTTACAATATCAAACCGGAGCACATGGAGTTTGTCAAGTATCTGGTGCAACCACCGAGAGCACCACCTACTGATCGGCCACAGTATCCCTACAGACCTGCCAGGACTCAGGCTCCTGATTACAATCTCACTTATGCACCACTTGATCCAAATGTCAAACCTCCTTATGTTCCCCCTGTCAATCCTCTTACTGAATCACCACCATCTAGATTCAAAG TACCAGTCGCTGTGAACGTATCAGCATCGGGAAGTGAATTCCCAGTAGGAAGTGAAATCAGCATCGGTTGTGCTGTCGATGGATATCCAATTCCCAGAGTTCTCTGGTTTAAGAACGATGATTTGATTCGAACTGATGGACGAGTTACaatttctg AGGCAAATAGGCTTACCATTACGAATGCTGGGTATAACGATACAGGGCGGTATCGTTGTGAAGCTGCTAACGAGTACTCCAGTGATTCCGCTGAATTAGATATTAACGTAGCAG GAATATACATTCATCCCGACTGTCGAGACAACAGTTTCTTCGCAAAATGTGACCTGATTGTAAGAGCCAAATACTGTCAACACCAGTATTACGCAATATTTTGCTGTAGATCATGCACCGAAGCTGGACAACTTCCCCCAACAGGTCCCCACTTATCCAAATTAACCAGAAGAAGAAGATCAGCAAAACGTATCTTTTAA